GGAGCAGCACGTAGCCGGCATGGCTGTAGATGCGCTGTTTCCCGGGCGCCGCGCCCGCAGCCGGCGTGAAGGCGTCGAGCATGCCGATGAACTGCCCGCGCGTGTACGACTCGTTCGGCCAGGGCGGATGGTCGGTCGGCAGCAACAGGCCCGAGGTATGGGTGACGAGCTCGCCGACGGTGACGCGGCGAATGTAATCGCCTGTGAGCTCAGGCAGGTATTTCGACACGGGATCGTCGAGCCGCAACTCGCCGCGCAGCATGCCGAGCGCCACCAGCGTCGCCTCGAAAGGTTTTCGCAAGGAGGCGAGGTTGAACAGCGTATCCGACGTCACAGGGCGCCGGGCCGTATCGTCGGCGAAGCCATAGTTGAAGAATTCGACATGGCGACCGGCATAGAGCGCGGCGGCGAGGCCGCCCGGATGGTCCGGCGTCGCGGTCGGCGCGAGCTCGGCCGCAACGATGTCGCGCATCTGCGCAATCATGTCGGAGTCCGCGGCGGCGCGGCGCGGCCGGGCGAGGCCGATCGCGAGCGGAACGAGCGCAGCCCGGGCGAGGGTGCGCCGGGTGAGACGTGTTGATGTGACAAAAGACGGCACGAGCCCGAATGAACGATGCGGTGCGCCCCCGATTTCTTTTAGCCGGGAGGACCCTTCGTCCCAATTCACGATTGCGCGTGCGAGTTCCGTGGCGGAAAGACTTAGCCAAAGAGCTAACAATCATTGACATCGCCCGCGGTTCGCGTATAGTTAGCTTCATGGCTAACCAATCGACTCGACTGGATCAGATTTTTGCGGCGCTCGCGGACCCGACGCGGCGGGCGATCGTGATGCGGCTGTGCGCCGGTGAGGCATCGGTCGGCGAGCTCGCCGATCCCTTCGAGATGGCGCTGCCGAGCTTCATGAAACACATCCACGTGTTGGAGGCGAGCGGGCTCGTGCAATCGGAGAAGGCGGGCCGTGTGCGCACCTGCCGCCTCGGCCCGGACGCGCTTGTCGGCGCGGAGGACTGGTTCCAGCAGCAGCGTGCGATCTGGGAGGCGCGCCTCGACCGCTTCGAGGCCTATGTGATGAAGTTGAAGAAAGAGAAGGAGAGGGCGGCCGCAAAACGGCCGTCCCGAACAACCAAACGGAAAGGTTCCGAGTGATGACGAATTCTGCCAACCCCGCCTTGTCGCAATGGTCGCTCGACCGCGAGATCGTGATGTCGCGCGTGATCGACGCGCCGCGTGCGCTGGTGTTCGAGGCCTGGTCCGATCCAAAACATCTGCCGCAATGGTTCGGCCCGAAGGGATTCAAGATCGAGACCCATGAGATCGACGTGCGCGTCGGAGGCGTCTGGCGCTTCAACATGATCGGCCCCGACGGCACGGTCTATCCGAACCGCATGCGCTTCCGCCGCATCGAGCGGCCGTCGCTGATGGAGATGGATCACGGCGTCGACCAGGACGATGATCCCGGGATGTTCCGCTTCACCGTCACCTTTGCCGAGCAGAGCAACGGCAAGACCGTGCTGATGATGCGGCAACTGGCCTCGAGCACCGAGCAGCGCGACGGCATGATCGGTTTCGGCGCCGTCGAGTACGGCTACCAGACGCTGGACAAGCTGGCGGCCTATGTGGGCGGGATGAAGAAATAGATTCCCAGCGTTATTCCGGGGGCCGCGAAGAGGCGCCCCCGGAATAGGCGCGGAAACGCGTGGATGGGCAGGGCAGTCGCCTTCGCGAATATGACAGCGCACGGCGCAATTATGACAGCGCCGTAACGCAGAATTTTGTCGCCCCAAGCTGCCGAATTATGACAGAATTGCTACCGCTAGATGTCAAATCGACTATGCGGAGCGGTTCATGTTGCAGTGGCAGGCGCGGTCAAATCCCCTCGCGTGGTGGTGGGGGTCCCTGACGCTGGTTAGTGCCGCCAACATCCTCGTCTGGTTCATGTTGTACCGCGAATTCTACCCGACGCCCTTGGCAAGCGTGGGCGGCGGCTCCGACATCGGCCTGATGTTCCTGCTCTGCGCCGGCTATGTGTTCGGCTGCGCCTTCCGCTCCGTGCTGCCGCGCGCCGACGTGCAGCGCATCTGCCTGTTCGACACCTGGCTGTCGAGCGTCTTCGTCGGCCGCACGGTCGCAACCGTCGCCGAGGTCTGCTTCGCCGCGCAATGGGCCATCATTCTGCATCAGCTCGGCGGCATGGCAGGCGCACAGACGACGGTCAACGTCGCGCTCGTGATCGTGCCTGTGATCATCATCGCGGAGTGCTTCTCCTGGTATGCGGTGCTGACCACCAACTATCTCTTCAACGCGATCGAGAACTCGCTGTGGGCGGTGACCTTCTTTCTGGCCGGCATCGCGCTGTGCCGCTTGATGCCGGAATTTCAGGGCCCGGTGCGCTGGGCGCTGATCGCCGGCATCGTCGGCATCGCCTGCTTCCTCGCCTTCCTCGTCACCGTCGATGTGCCGATGTATCTCAGCCGCTGGCGGGCGGGGCATGACGAGGGCAGCAAGTTCCTCGGCTTCCTCGAGGGGCTGCATGACATCAGCACGCGCTGGGTGGTGACCCATGACATCGCGCACTGGAAGGGCGAGCTTGCCTGGATGGCGCTGTATTTCAGCGCCGCGGTGTGGTCGAGCCTTGCGCTCTGCGCGCTCTACGCGATGGAAATCACGCGCTATCTCGCCTGATCGGCTTACTTGCCGACCAGGCTGCACTTGCTGCGGTCGAGCGGGCGGAAGGCCTGGTCGGGCGGGATGGTCGCGACCAGCTTGACGAAGTCCCAGGGGCCCTTGGATTCCTCGGGCGTCTTGACCTGCACCAGGTAGAGATCGTGCACCATGCGCTGGTCCTCGCGGATGCGGCCATTGGTGGTGTAGGCATCCGACACCGGCGTCGCCTTCATCTTCGCCATCACGGTCGCGCTGTCGTCGGAATCGCCGTCCTTCACGGCTTGCAAATAGTGGCGCACGGCGGAATAGACGCCGGCCTGGATTTGTGACGGCATCGCCTTGCGGCGCGCATAGAATGCATCGGAAAAGCGCCGGGCGGCGGGCGAAACATCCTCGAAGAACGAGGTGACGATGAGGTCGCCGCGGGTCGGCTTCAAGCCGACCGACTCGATGTCGACGTTCTGGAACGACATCGGCACGATCTTCATGCCTTGCGCGGCAAGCCCGAACTCTTCCGCCTGCTTGATCGCGGTGGCGTTGTCGCCGGCGACGTTGATCGCGAGAATCTTTGCGCCCGACGACTGCGCCTGGAGCAGGAACGAGCTGTAGTCGGGCGTGCCGAGCTGCGCCTTGACGCTGCCGGCGACCTTGCCGCCGAGCTCGGCGATGCGCCGGCGCGCGGTCGCCTCGATGGAGTGGCCAAAGGCATAGTCGCCGGTGATGAAGAACCACGGCTCCTTGCTGGTCTGCATGATGCCCGAGACCACGGCGGTCGCGGTGGAATAGGCGTCCTGGGTCCACTGCACGCTGGTCGGGGCGCAGGCCTCATCGGTGAGCTGGTTGGCGCCGGCGCCGGAGACGAGGAAGATCTTGCCGTTACCGCGCACCAGCTCCTGCACGGCGAGCGCCGCCCCCGAGCTGCCGCCGTCCGCGATCGCCTGAACGCCGTCGCTGAACCACTTTCGCGCGAGGGACGCCGCGAGGTCAGGCTTGTTCTGGTGATCGGCCTGCAAAATCTCGATCGGCTTGCCATTGATCTTGCCGCCGAACTCTTCCGCCGCCATCCGCGCCGCCTCGACCGAGCCCGGGCCCATGGCGGTCGCGAACACGCCGTTCATGTCGGTGAGGACGCCGATGCGGATCGCGTCGCCCTTGATCTCGGCGCGCGCAGTGGTCGCTGCGAGCGCGAGCGTGACCAGCAGGATGGCGGTGGATGTCGTGCGGAGATTGCCCATGGCGTTTCCTGTTTTAGTCGTTGATTGCTTGGCCGTGTCGATCAGGCCGGTTCGGCGATCACCTTGTTGCGCAGGATTCCGATGCCGGAAATCTCGACCTCGACGGTGTCGCCGGGGCGCATCCACAGCGGCGGCGTACGCTTGGCGCCGACGCCGCCCGGCGTGCCCGTGACGATGACGTCGCCGGGGACGAGCGGGCAGATCGTCGAAATGTAGGCGATCAGCTCCGGTATCGCCGTGATCAGGAGATCGGTGGTGGTGTTCTGCACAACGCTGCCGTTGAGCCGCGTCTGCAAGGTGAGTTTGGACGGATCGGGGATTTCGTCCGTCGTCACCAGCCACGGGCCAAAGCTGCCACTCTCGGCAAAGGTCTTGCCGGAGAGGAACTGGCTGGTGTGCCGCTGCCAGTCGCGGATGCTGCCTTCGTTGTAGCAAGCATAGCCGGCGACATGCTCGAGCGCGCGGTTTGCGGGGATATGCCGACCTTCCCTGCCGATCACCAGCGCGAGCTCGCCCTCATAGTCGAAATCGTCGCTGACATCAGGCTTCACGATGGGCTGGAGATGCCCGACCTGGCTGCAGGCGAAGCGGGCAAACAGCGCCGGCCTCTCGGTGACGGTGCGGCCTGTCTCGGCGACGTGGTCGCGATAGTTGAGGCCCACGCAGATGATCTTGCCGGGATCGGGGATGACGGGCGCAAAGGAGATCTTGTCGAGCCGATGATCGGGCGCGACGGACGCGACCAGCTTTGCCGCATCGGCGGGCCGGCCAGTTTCGAGCAGCCGGCGCAGCGTCGTGCAGCCGTCGGCAGCCATGCGCGCGCCGAGATCGATGACGCCGTCGTCCTTGACGGCTCCGAAGGAGGCGCGTCCGGCGGCGATGAATGAGAGCAGCTTCATGAGGTGTCCTTGAGAGAGGTTCGGTCAGGCCGCGGACGGCGCACGGGTTGAAGGGACGATGGTAGCGACGAGCCGGTCGAGTTCGGCGTCGTTGCGGGCGGCACCGCGGAGGTAGCGGTCGGGACGAACGAGCGCAGCGGTGATGCCGTGCTCGTGCAGCCAGCGTCCGATGCCTTCGGCATCGTCGCCGGAGAGAATGTCGGTGCCCGCCTGCAAGAGGGCGCCGCGACGACATGATGAGAGCGCGGTGGCGTCCTCGATGAGAAGCACGTGGTCGTAACCGATCCGCTCGTCGCTGCGCCGGCCGTCGCGCAGGTCGAACTGCGGCGCAAGGTGTCCGGCCAGTGGCAGATCGCCGAACGCCAAGCCGGGGCCGAGCAGGGGCTTTTTCACCTCGAGCTTCACTGCCGCGTTCTCGCGCGCTTGCCCGGCGGCGAGGCCCGCTTCGATGGCCTTTGTGTTGATGACGCCGCCGAGGCGAATGGCGAGCTCGATGAACTCGCGCACGTGAGGCAGGCGCTCGCTTTGGTAGGTATCGAGCAGATTGACGTCGGCGCGGCCGCGGATCATCGCGTCGAGCTTCCAGGCAAGGTTCGCGGCATCGCGGATGCCGGCGCACATGCCTTGTCCGAGGAACGGCGGGGTCTGGTGTGCGGAATCGCCCGCGAGGAGCAGTCGTCCGCTCCGCCATTGCTGCGCGATGGTGGAGTGAAAGGTGTAGACCGCGGCACGCTCGATCTCGGCGTCGTCCGGCGTGATCCAGCGCGACAGGAGCTGCCAGACCTTTGCCGGCTGTGCCACCTCCTGGGAATCTTCGTCGGGAAGGACCGTGATCTCCCAGCGCCGCCGTGTGCCGGTACCGCGGACATAGGTTGCGGGACGGCGCGGATCGCAATGCTGGATGCTGTAGTCGCCGAGGTCGTCGCGGTTGCGCTTGAGCAGGACGTCGATCACGAGCCAGCGCTCGTGAAAGCCGAGATCGTCCATGCCGGAGCCGATGAAACGGCGCACCAGCGAGCGGGCGCCGTCGCAGCCGACGACGTAGGCGGCGCGGACTTCGTTGAGCTTGCCATTGGAGAGGTCTTCATAGCGGACGCGGACGCCGCGTTCGTCCTGATCGAGCGCAAACACGTCGCAGCGGTTGCGCAAGGTGATGTACGGCCAGCGGTTCAGGCCGCCGATCAGCACGTCCTCCAGGTCAGGCTGGTGGAAGCGGTAGCTGAGGTTCCAGCCCATCGGCGTCAGCGTTTGCGGACGCGACCAGTCCAGAAGCATCCGGCCGTCGGCATCGAGGAAGCGCATGCCGGGGCTGAGGATGACATGCGGCAGGATCGCATCCGCAAGGCCAATGGTTTGGAAGACCCGCATGCATTCGTCGTCGAAATGCACCGCGCGGGGCAGATGGTAGGTCCGCGCCTCGCGCTCCAGCACCAGCGTCCGCGCGCCGCAGAGGCCGAGCAGGTTGGCGAGCGTCGCCCCGACCGGACCGCGGCCGACGATCACGACATCGAAGTCTTCGGAAGCGGGTTTATGTTGCATGGGGCTATCTCTTCCCCAAGCCATGGCACCTCTTCAACGCCGCCGCGCCAAGTGTCCGCCCAGCGGACGGATGGGCAGGCACTGGTCATGGCCGGGTCAAGCCCGGCCATGACGTTGTGGGAGCGTCAGCGCGAGAGCGGCGACAGACGACTTTGGGCGATCACTAGGCGTCCACCGGAATGGCCGACGCCGCCTCGCGGAGCTGCGCCGCGAACTGCGCGATTGCCTCGTCGATCCCGAGCGCCGAGCGGATCCAGATGATGGAGATGCAGCCGAACACGGCACCGTCCCGAACGATGGGAACCGCGATCGAAGCGGTCCTGGGATTGTATTCGCCCTCGCTGCGGATGGCGTAGCCGCGCGCCTGGGTCTCGGCGATCATGCATTTGAGGCGGTCGGCATCGAGGAAGGGGCGGTCATCGGCCTCGTCGATCCGGCGCAGATGATTGACGATCAGGTCGCGCTCACGCGCGGGGCATGCGGCAAGATAGGCGCGCCCCGCGGAGGTCCGGAGCATCGGCAGGCGCTTGCCGATCATGCCGCGGTCGATCGACAGCGGGCTGCGGGAATGGGTGGTCTCCTGCACCACCATCGCCGCATTCTCGTAAGTGGAGAGGTCGACCGGCCAGACCAGGGTCTTGCTGAGCTCAGCGAGAAAAGGCGCCGCCGCCTGGCAGATCACCACGCCGGGATCGTAGCCGTCGCCGAGGCTGAGGGCGCGGCGGGTGACGCGAAAGCGGTCGTCGCTGGCGCTGCGCGCGACATATCCGAGTTCCTCCAGCGTTTCGAGCAGGCGGTAGACGGTCGGGCGGGGCAGGTCGAGCGCACGGGCGAGGTCGCCGGCGCGGATGCCGCCGGAGCGGTTGACCTCATGCAGCACGTCCAGTCCGCGCTTGAAGGCACGGACGCCCTCCGACTGCCGTGGCCGGTCCGTCCGCTCCTTGGACACTTCGAATTTCCTCCCTTGTGCCGCTTCGCCCCGCAACTATCGTCCCTGCGAACGCGACGCGATCGCGGGACGCCACCGTAGGATCGCGCGCGGCCGGCATCAAGTTCGCCGCAATGCGGTGAAGGCGATACGATCGGGAGGACGTCGATGGAAATCACCGCGCTGGGCTATGTCGGGATCAACTCGTCGCAGCTCGACCAGTGGAGCCGAATGGCGACCGGGCTGCTCGGGATGCAGCAAGTCGACCGAGGCGGCAAGATGCGCGCCTTCCGCATGGACGATCGCAAGCAGCGATTGATCGTCGACGGCAGCAGCGATGCCGGCCTGGCGATGATGGGGTGGGAAGTTCCGTCGACCGTCGAGCTCGACCGGCTCGCCGGCCGGCTCGAAAGCTATCGCGTGAAGGTGACGCGCGGATCGCGCGTGCTCGCGGACGAACGGCATGTGACCGAGCTGATCGCGTTCGCGGATCCTGCCGGCAACCGGCTCGAAGCGTTCTGCAAGCCCGAGCTTGCGACCGAGCCTTTCAAGCCGGGCCGGCCGATCTCGGGCTTCCGTACCGGCGCGCTCGGCATGGGACACGTCGTGCTCAATGTGGAGGATGTCGAGCCGCTGTTGCCGTTCTACCGCGATGTGCTCGGCTTTCATGTTTCAGATTTCGGGCTGAAGCCCTATGGGCTTTATTTCTTCCACGTCAACGGCCGCCACCACAGCTTTGCGATGGTGGGTTCGGGGCGGAAGGCGCTGCACCATTTCATGGTCGAACTCGGCAGCCTCGACGATGTCGGGCAGGGCTACGATCTCGCGCAGATGGATAACGGCCGCATCGCCTACACGCTGGGGCGGCATACCAACGACCACATGACCTCGTTCTACGTCAACACGCCATCCGGCTTCTTCATCGAATATGGCTGGGGCGGGCGCATCATCGATCCCGAGACCTGGCAGCCGCACGAGACCTTTGACGGCCCATCACTGTGGGGCCACGAGCGGCTCTACATGGCGGAAGAGCAACGCAAGCGCCTGCGCGACATGCGATTGGATGCGGCCGCGCGCGGTGTGCGCGTGCCAGACCCAAGCGTGCCGCCGCTGAACTGCGCGTGGCTGGACTCGGTGATCGCCCACGAATGATCCGCCGCCGCGTAGCGCGATCAGGCCTCGCCCAGGTCGGCCTGCGTCAGCAGGCCCTGACGCAATGCAAGCCGGACCAGCTCGATGTCAGAGGCGACGCCGAGCTTGTCCTTGATCAGCGAGTGCAGGTTCGCCACCGTCTTAGGACTGACGTGGAGCACTTCTGCGATCTCCTCGGTGCTGTTCTCGGCGAGCAGCAGGCGCAGCACCTCGAACTCGCGCGCGGTCAGGACGTCGGCGGCGGAGCTTTCGCCGGCGAGCCGGCTCAGTGCAAGCTCGTGGTCGATGTCGGGGCTGATCGCGATCTTGCCGGCGAGAACATCGGTCACGGCGCGCACCAGCGTCTCGGGCGGACTGGTCTTGGTGACATAGCCCCTGGCGCCGGCGCGGATCGCCTGCACGGCAAAGCCGGCGTTCTGGTGCATGGTGAAGACGAGGATGCGTGCGCCCTTGTCCCATTGCCTGATCCGCCTGATAGCCTCGATCCCGCCGATGCCGGGCATGCTCAGATCCATGATCACGAGATCCGGTTTTGCCGACTTGAACAGGCGGTAGGCCTCGGCCCCGTCGGAGGCCTCGGCCACGACGCGGAAGCCCGGTTGCTTCTGCAACACAGATCGATAACCCTCGCGAACGACGGCATGATCGTCGACCAGCATGATGGCGCAGCCGGCCTCGTTCATGCGGCGCGCTCCATGACGATGGAATCGACGGGTGCGGGGATCACGACGCGCAGCGCGGCGCCGTGATTCCCGTCGGCCTCGAAGCTCAGCCGTCCGCCGAGCGCGGCGACGCGCTCGCGCATTCCGAGCAGGCCCATGCCGGACTTGACGGCGGCATCGCCAGGCCGGCCGTCGTCGGCGATGCAAAGTGCTATGACGCGATCTTCGCTGCCGGCGGCCCCGCGTGCGGTCAGTTCCAGGCTGACGCGTGCGGCGCCGGCATGCTTTGCCGCATTGGTGAGCGCCTCCTGCACGATACGGTAGAGCGCGGCGCCGACGGCAGCGGGCAGATTCTCGAACGCGCCGTCGAAGCGGACATCGAACCGTGGCCGGCCACGGCTGCGCCCGTTCCAGCCGGCGACCAGGCCCTCGAGGCTGGCGACGAGGCCGAGCTCGTCGACATCGGGCGGACGCAGTCTGAACAGCGCGCCGCGCAACGTCTCCATCATGTCCGTTGCCGTGCGTGCGATACCGTCGCATTCGGCAAGCAGAGCAGGGCAGTCCTCCGCGGCAGTCTGGCGCGCCGACGCGGCGAGGGCGCGGATCGCGGCGAGCGATTGTCCGAACTCGTCGTGCAGCTCGCGCGCAAGATGACGGCGCTCCTCGTCCTGGAGAGCGATCAGCTTGCGCGCCAGCTCGCTGCGTTCGGCAAGTGTGGTGGCGAGAGTCTCGGCGAGATGATTGAACACCTCGCGAATGGCCGACAGCTCCGCCAGATCGAACGGCGGCAGCCGCGCCGTCAGGTCATTGGCGGCGATCCGTTCCAGGCCGGCGCATACCACCTGCGTCGGACGCAACGCGCGGGCCAATGCTGCATAGACGAGGGCACAGAGCAGCGGCAGCGCGATCGCAAGCGCGGCCATCAGTCGGCCCGCCTCGTGCCAGGCTTGCGCCGTGAGCACGGCCGGATCGATCCATGCGACCGCTTCGCCGATCTTCGCGCCGCGCGCCTCGACCGTCCGGACGGCCTCGCGGCCCGGATCGAACAGGCTGCGATAGAAGGCGGCGAAGGCCCGCGGCGGTTCACCGTCTGCATTGGGCACACCTCCGCAGATGCGCTGGACGATCTCGCCGTTGCCGCTACGAAAGGTGAGACAGAGGCCGGGCGTCATCACCGAGGCGGCGACATTGTCCAGGTCCGGAAATTCGGAGTGCGGGTTGTTGACCCATTGGATCTTGTTGTGCTGGAGCTCCAGCGTTCTTGCCGCAAGAGCCGCGATCGCATCGATCCTTGCGTGCACCGAACGGTCGGCTTCGACCAGAAAGTAGGCCGCGATTGCTGCGAAGCAGAGCGCGGAGATCGCCGCCACGCGAAGAGTCAGGCGGAGTTTTAGGTCGGGCTTGGAGCGGTTCCACATCGGCGGATACCCTGGACTTGATCTTGCGGCATTTAACGGCAGAACGGAACCGCCGGAAAGCGCCGCTGATGATCCGGGACGCCGTCGTGAAATTTTCCCGGCCCATGCCGGGACGGGAATGGCTGCGGGGCGCGGGCCGCCGGCCTAGCGTCAAGGCCCGTCCATCCCGCGAGGCCGCCCATGCGTCGTTCCCTGCCTGTCTTGGTTTCCATTCTTCTGCTCGTTCTTCCCGTCGCTGCTGCGCCGGCGGGGGCCGAGGGCGTCGTCGCCGCGGCCCAGCCGGTCGGCGTTGCCGTCGATGAATTCAGCTATCTCGACACGTCGGGCGAGCCCGCCGACCAGACTGCCGTTCACGAGAAACGGCTCGCCGCCTTCATGACGGCGCTGCGACGGGACATCGCCGCCGGCGGGCGCTACCGGCTTGCGCCGACCGTGCAGGACGGGGCGGCGTTCAAGGTCATCGGCGGCATCCAGAAGACGAGCACGCTGGTGCAATGGGCGAAGGCCGCCGTGATCGACGTCGGCGCCCGCAAGGTCGTGATGGAGAAACTCTACACCTTCCGCGGCGACAATGACGAGGCGTGGGAGCACGCCGAGCACTTCGTCGTCCGCGAGATACTGGCGGCGCTCGCCGCACCGCCGCCGATCGCGCTTGCGGTGTTCGAATTCGAGCTCGACGACAACACGGCCGCACCCGCGGATGGCCTCGCTGCCGCAGATAGCTCCTACCTCGCCGAAGCGACGGCGGCGGTGCGTGATGCGCTGGGTCAATCCGGCCGCTACCGCATCGTCGACGTCGGCGGTGCGCACGAGGACGCCGTGAGCTCCCGCAGCTTGCGCGACTGCAACGGCTGCGACGCCGCCATCGCCGGCAAGCTCGGCGCGGATCAATCGCTGATCGGTGTGGTGCGACGGGTCAGCCGCACCGAATACACGGTGGGCTTCCAGGTGCGCGATGCCCGAACCGGCGCCGTGGTGTCACGCGGCGACAGCGGGCTGCGCATGGGCGCCGACTATTCCTGGAAGCGCGGCGCGGTCCGGCTGGTCAGCGATCGCCTCATCGACGCCGCGGCGCAGCGCTAGAACGTCAACTGCACCTTCATCGATTGCGAGCGGTCGCTGGCGAGCTCGAACGCTGCGACCGCGTTCTCGAACGGCATGGTGGCGGTGATCAGCGGCTTCACGTCGATCAGGCCGTCGCCCATCAGCCGCACCGCGAGCTCGAATTCGGGGTCGAAGCGGAAGGTGCCGCGGAGCTGCAATTCCTTGGCGACAATGGTGTTGATCGGCAGCGTCATCTCGCCGCCGAGGCCGAGCTGCACGAGGCTGGCGCCCGGCCGCAGCAGGTCGAGCGCGGTGTGCAGCGCGGCCTGATTGCCGGAGGCTTCGAACAGCGTATCGAATACACCCTTGCCGGCGCGCCAGGGATCCAGCGCCGCGGTGTTGGTCGCGACATTGATGGCGTGACTGGCGCCGAGCTTTCTGGCAACCGCAAGCGGCGCCTCGGCAACATCCGTCACCACGATCTCGGAAGCGCCCGCGAAGCGCGCGACCAAAATCATCAGGGCGCCGATCGGGCCGCAGCCGGTGATCAGCACGCGCTTGCCGAGCAGGGGGCCGGCCTGCTTGCCGGCATGCAGGCACACCGCAAGCGGCTCGGCGACCGCAGCTTCCGCCAGCGACAGCCCGTCGGCGATCGGCACCGCCTGCGTGGCGTCGACCGTCAGGAATTCGCGAAAGCCGCCCTGTACATGGGGGAAGCGCATCGCGCTGCCGAGGAAGCGCATGTCGAGGCACTGGTTGCGCATGCCTTCCTGGCAATGCAGGCATTGGCCGCACGGCTTGCTCGGATTGACCGCAACGCGCGTGCCGGGCTTCACATCGGCGACACCATCGCCGACCGCCGCGACCACGCCGGCGATCTCATGACCGAGCGCCATCGGCTGCTTGATGCGCACGGTGCCGAAGCCGCCGTGGTGGTAGTAGTGCAGGTCGGAGCCGCAGATGCCGCCGTTGGCGATCTTGACGCGGACTTCGCCCGGGCCGGGCAGAGCATCGGGATAGCTGTCGATCCGCAGGTCCTTCGGTGCGTGAATGACGACGGCGCGCATGGCTTGCTCCCTTGTTTCTCGCTCGCGATCACATCGCGGCGATCATGCCGCCATCGACATAGATGATCTGGCCGTTGACGTAGGTGGAGGCATCGGAAGCCAGGAAGACCGCGGCGCCCACCAGCTCGTCCGGCTTGCCCCAGCGCTTCGAGGGAATGCGGCCCATCAGCCAGTTGTTGAAGTCGGGATTGTTGACCAGCGCCTCGTTCATGTCGGTGAGCATGTAGCCGGGGCCGATCGCGTTGGCCTGGATGCCGTGCTGGGCCCATTCCACTGCCATGGAGCGGGTGAGGTTCTTGATGCCGCCCTTGGCCGCGGTATAGGGCGCGATCGTCGGAC
The DNA window shown above is from Bradyrhizobium sp. CB1650 and carries:
- a CDS encoding metalloregulator ArsR/SmtB family transcription factor, with amino-acid sequence MANQSTRLDQIFAALADPTRRAIVMRLCAGEASVGELADPFEMALPSFMKHIHVLEASGLVQSEKAGRVRTCRLGPDALVGAEDWFQQQRAIWEARLDRFEAYVMKLKKEKERAAAKRPSRTTKRKGSE
- a CDS encoding SRPBCC family protein — translated: MTNSANPALSQWSLDREIVMSRVIDAPRALVFEAWSDPKHLPQWFGPKGFKIETHEIDVRVGGVWRFNMIGPDGTVYPNRMRFRRIERPSLMEMDHGVDQDDDPGMFRFTVTFAEQSNGKTVLMMRQLASSTEQRDGMIGFGAVEYGYQTLDKLAAYVGGMKK
- a CDS encoding ABC transporter substrate-binding protein, with translation MGNLRTTSTAILLVTLALAATTARAEIKGDAIRIGVLTDMNGVFATAMGPGSVEAARMAAEEFGGKINGKPIEILQADHQNKPDLAASLARKWFSDGVQAIADGGSSGAALAVQELVRGNGKIFLVSGAGANQLTDEACAPTSVQWTQDAYSTATAVVSGIMQTSKEPWFFITGDYAFGHSIEATARRRIAELGGKVAGSVKAQLGTPDYSSFLLQAQSSGAKILAINVAGDNATAIKQAEEFGLAAQGMKIVPMSFQNVDIESVGLKPTRGDLIVTSFFEDVSPAARRFSDAFYARRKAMPSQIQAGVYSAVRHYLQAVKDGDSDDSATVMAKMKATPVSDAYTTNGRIREDQRMVHDLYLVQVKTPEESKGPWDFVKLVATIPPDQAFRPLDRSKCSLVGK
- a CDS encoding fumarylacetoacetate hydrolase family protein, with the protein product MKLLSFIAAGRASFGAVKDDGVIDLGARMAADGCTTLRRLLETGRPADAAKLVASVAPDHRLDKISFAPVIPDPGKIICVGLNYRDHVAETGRTVTERPALFARFACSQVGHLQPIVKPDVSDDFDYEGELALVIGREGRHIPANRALEHVAGYACYNEGSIRDWQRHTSQFLSGKTFAESGSFGPWLVTTDEIPDPSKLTLQTRLNGSVVQNTTTDLLITAIPELIAYISTICPLVPGDVIVTGTPGGVGAKRTPPLWMRPGDTVEVEISGIGILRNKVIAEPA
- a CDS encoding bifunctional 3-(3-hydroxy-phenyl)propionate/3-hydroxycinnamic acid hydroxylase, coding for MQHKPASEDFDVVIVGRGPVGATLANLLGLCGARTLVLEREARTYHLPRAVHFDDECMRVFQTIGLADAILPHVILSPGMRFLDADGRMLLDWSRPQTLTPMGWNLSYRFHQPDLEDVLIGGLNRWPYITLRNRCDVFALDQDERGVRVRYEDLSNGKLNEVRAAYVVGCDGARSLVRRFIGSGMDDLGFHERWLVIDVLLKRNRDDLGDYSIQHCDPRRPATYVRGTGTRRRWEITVLPDEDSQEVAQPAKVWQLLSRWITPDDAEIERAAVYTFHSTIAQQWRSGRLLLAGDSAHQTPPFLGQGMCAGIRDAANLAWKLDAMIRGRADVNLLDTYQSERLPHVREFIELAIRLGGVINTKAIEAGLAAGQARENAAVKLEVKKPLLGPGLAFGDLPLAGHLAPQFDLRDGRRSDERIGYDHVLLIEDATALSSCRRGALLQAGTDILSGDDAEGIGRWLHEHGITAALVRPDRYLRGAARNDAELDRLVATIVPSTRAPSAA
- a CDS encoding DNA-binding transcriptional regulator, coding for MSKERTDRPRQSEGVRAFKRGLDVLHEVNRSGGIRAGDLARALDLPRPTVYRLLETLEELGYVARSASDDRFRVTRRALSLGDGYDPGVVICQAAAPFLAELSKTLVWPVDLSTYENAAMVVQETTHSRSPLSIDRGMIGKRLPMLRTSAGRAYLAACPARERDLIVNHLRRIDEADDRPFLDADRLKCMIAETQARGYAIRSEGEYNPRTASIAVPIVRDGAVFGCISIIWIRSALGIDEAIAQFAAQLREAASAIPVDA
- a CDS encoding VOC family protein — protein: MEITALGYVGINSSQLDQWSRMATGLLGMQQVDRGGKMRAFRMDDRKQRLIVDGSSDAGLAMMGWEVPSTVELDRLAGRLESYRVKVTRGSRVLADERHVTELIAFADPAGNRLEAFCKPELATEPFKPGRPISGFRTGALGMGHVVLNVEDVEPLLPFYRDVLGFHVSDFGLKPYGLYFFHVNGRHHSFAMVGSGRKALHHFMVELGSLDDVGQGYDLAQMDNGRIAYTLGRHTNDHMTSFYVNTPSGFFIEYGWGGRIIDPETWQPHETFDGPSLWGHERLYMAEEQRKRLRDMRLDAAARGVRVPDPSVPPLNCAWLDSVIAHE
- a CDS encoding response regulator transcription factor; the protein is MNEAGCAIMLVDDHAVVREGYRSVLQKQPGFRVVAEASDGAEAYRLFKSAKPDLVIMDLSMPGIGGIEAIRRIRQWDKGARILVFTMHQNAGFAVQAIRAGARGYVTKTSPPETLVRAVTDVLAGKIAISPDIDHELALSRLAGESSAADVLTAREFEVLRLLLAENSTEEIAEVLHVSPKTVANLHSLIKDKLGVASDIELVRLALRQGLLTQADLGEA